From a region of the Vidua macroura isolate BioBank_ID:100142 chromosome 3, ASM2450914v1, whole genome shotgun sequence genome:
- the ANAPC1 gene encoding anaphase-promoting complex subunit 1 produces MSDHCDERATMIAAGDLQEFAPRGREHCRRHPSALSLQLRRLQPAPELCSSDGAAGLVGSLREVTIHDRHRESWQLRKGISDVGEEVDYDEELYMASNVVIWSKGSRSQASSVYKAFTVDSPVLQALWCDFTIPQEKLEKADVSGNEEIVEKCICILQNSCINVHSMEGKDYIAALPFQVANVWPTKYGLLFERSSSSHEVPPSPPREPLPTMFSMLHPLDEITPLVWKSGGAFGSSRVQYVADHTLRIVFLSADPSIVMTYDTVQSLHTVWALRRVKPEEQSLVLKFPEQGGTPQHMATSSSLTAHLRSFSKGDSPGGSPFQNYSSIHSQSRSSSSPNLQSRSPTISNMAALSRSYSPALGVHSFSGVQRFNFSSSAQSPRRPSVTHSPNSISNDSFLMPETELIVPELCIDHLWTETVPNMREKNSQASNVFISTDLCGQKFLCFLVESQLQLRCVKFQESNDKSQLIFGSVTNIPAKDAAPVEGIDTLLVLEGSGNLVLYSGVVRVGKVFIPGLPAPSLTMSNPMPRPSTPLDSVSTPSKPLNNHLGPLEESVLLSPVPELRDSSKLHDSPYVEDCTFQQLGTFIQALRDPVHNRVTLELSNNTMVRISIPEIATSELVKRCLQGVKGILPKETAVQMLVKWYNAYNAPGGPSYHSEWNLFVTCLMNMMGYNTERLCWTRNLDFEGSLSPVIAPKKARPSETGSDEDWEYLLSSDYHRNFESHPVAKALRLDPLEVSASKDDFSQSLSLDSSTLLFSHIPAIFFVLHLIYEELKLNSLMGEGLRSLVVLLVQLARDLKLETYMDYYYRDYPTLVKTSRQTCIIDQFQTGFMLHPSFFSAEPPSIFQWLSSCLKGEGVQPYPYLPGICERSKLVVVSVALYILGDESAVLNEASHYLYKITSGQRKQQMEQDDNRCNFKSSTSVSSLAEKLVLWITSVGFTLRDLESLPFGVALPIRDAIYQCREQPASDWPEAVCLLIGRQDLSKQAWEGSLQKGKSSVGTVLSSDIPSAAELEEDEDGMNDMNEEVMSLIWSEDLRVQEVRRLLQSARPVRVNVVQMPEASDHEYIEEKENRLLQLCQRTMALPVGRGMFTLFSYHPVPTEQLPIPKLNLTGRAPPRNTTVDLNSGNIDVPPNMACWASFHNGVAAGLKIAPASQIDSSWIVYNKPKIAELANEYAGFLMALGLNGHLTKLATLNIHDYLTKGHEMTSIGLLLGVSAAKLGTMDMAITRLLSIHIPALLPPTSTELDVPHNVQVAAVVGIGLVYQGTAHRHTAEVLLAEIGRPPGPEMEYCTDRESYSLAAGLALGMVCLGHGSNLIGMSDLNVPEQLYQYMVGGHRRFQAGMHREKHKSPSYQIKEGDTINVDVTCPGATLALAMIYLKTNNRSIADWLKAPDTMYLLDFVKPEFLLLRTLARCLILWDDILPNSKWVNSNVPQIIRENIISLHATELPSSEDLSLETLAQAHVYIIAGACLSLGFRFAGSENLAAFQCLYKYATDFLKCLSAPTASITGHYNLETCLSVLLLALAMVMAGSGNLKVLQLCRFMHKKTGGEMNYGFHLAHHMALGLLFLGGGRYSLSTSNSSIAALLCALYPHFPVHSTDNRYHLQALRHLYVLAAEPRLLTPVDVDTNTPCYALIEVTYKGTQWYGEATEELMAPTLLPELHLLKQIRVKGPRYWELLIDLSKGTTHLQSILSKGGILYVKLRAGQLSYKEDPMGWRSLLAQTVTHRNSEARAFKPEAISAFTSDPALFSFADYFCKPTVNMGQKQEILDLFSSILYECVTQENPEMLPTYIAIDQAVRRLERREMSETFELWQMKLVLEFFSSRSHQERMSRNPTRGLFMNSEFLPVMKCTIDNTLDQWLQAGGDVSLHSYLSGQAPEESQLSVLACFLIYHSVPTPGQLAAGGLEGSRNFSELLLKLRRLHVPVRALLRLAPLLLGNPQAMVL; encoded by the exons ATGTCGGACCACTGTGACGAGAGGGCGACGATGATTGCGGCCGGCGACCTGCAGGAGTTCGCGCCGCGGGGCCGCGAGCATTGCCGGCGGCACCCGAGCGCCCTGAGCCTGCAGCTGCGGCGGCTCCAGCCCGCGCCGGAGCTCTGCTCTTCCGACGGCGCCGCAGGGCTCGTGGGCTCCCTCCGAGAGGTCACCATCCATGACCGGCACCGG GAAAGCTGGCAGCTGAGGAAAGGCATCAGTGATGTTGGGGAGGAGGTGGACTATGACGAGGAGCTGTACATGGCGAGCAACGTGGTCATCTGGAGCAAGGGCAGCAGAAGCCAAGCATCCTCTGTGTACAAGGCATTCACCGTCGacagccctgtcctgcag GCCTTGTGGTGTGACTTCACTATCCCCCaggaaaaattggaaaaagCTGATG TGTCAGGCAATGAGGAAATAGTGGAGAAATGTATCTGCATTTTGCAGAATTCCTGCATAAACGTGCACAGCATGGAGGGGAAGGATTACATCGCTGCTCTGCCTTTCCAG gttgCAAATGTCTGGCCAACCAAATATGGGTTGTTATTTGAGCGCAGCAGTTCTTCCCATGAGGTGCCTCCAAGTCCACCCAG GGAGCCTTTGCCGACGATGTTCAGCATGCTGCACCCCTTGGATGAGATCACCCCTCTCGTCTGGAAGTCTGGAG gaGCGTTTGGATCGTCCAGGGTGCAGTATGTGGCTGACCACACACTGAGGATCGTGTTCCTCAGCGCTGACCCTTCCATTGTGATGACCTACGACACTGTGCAGAGCTTACACACAGTCTGGGCCCTCAGGAGAGTCAAGCCAGAG gagcagagcctggtgctgaaattcccagagcagggggGCACCCCCCAGCACAtggccaccagcagctccctgacTGCACATCTCCGGAGCTTCTCCAAAGGAGACtcccctgggggctccccttTCCAGAACTACTCGTCCATCCACAGCCAGAGCAgatccagctcctctcccaacCTGCAATCCCGCTCTCCCACCATCTCCAACATGGCTGCTTTGAG ccGCTCCTattccccagccctgggagtcCATTCCTTCTCTGGAGTGCAGAGGTTCAACttttccagcagtgcccagtccCCAAGGAGACCCAGCGTTACCCATTCCCCGAATTCCATTTCCAATGACTCCTTCCTCATGCCAGAGACAGAGCTGATCGTTCCTGAGCTCTGCATCGACCACCTGTGGACAGAAACAGTCCCAAACATGAG AGAGAAGAATTCCCAGGCATCCAATGTGTTCATTTCCACTGACCTTTGTGGGCAGaaattcctctgctttttggtggaatcccagctccagctaAG GTGTGTAAAATTCCAAGAGAGCAATGATAAATCTCAGCTGATCTTTGGATCTGTCACCAATATTCCAGCAAAGGATGCGGCTCCAGTGGAG GGAATTGATACACTGCTGGTTCTGGAAGGCAGTGGGAATCTGGTGCTTTATTCTGGAGTGGTTCGG GTGGGAAAGGTTTTTATTCCTGGacttcctgctccatccctgacAATGTCCAACCCAATGCCTCGGCCAAGCACTCCCTTGGATAGTGTCAGTACTCCATCCAAGCCTTTGAACAATCACCTGGGGCCCCTGGAAGAG AGCGTGCTTTTGTCACCAGTTCCAGAATTAAGGGATTCTTCCAAGCTCCACGACTCCCCCTACGTTGAGGACTGCACTTTCCAGCAGCTTGGGACTTTCATCCAAGCTCTGAGGGATCCTGTCCACAACAGAGTAACTTTA GAGCTCAGCAATAACACCATGGTTCGGATCAGTATTCCTGAAATCGCCACCTCGGAATTAG TGAAAAGGTGCCTGCAGGGGGTGAAAGGCATCCTGCCCAAGGAAACAGCTGTGCAGATGTTGGTGAAGTGGTACAACGCCTACAATGCCCCAGGAGGGCCCAGCTACCACTCAGAGTGGAATTTATTTGTCACCTGTCTCATGAACATGATGGGATACAATACTGAGAGACTCTGCTGGACACGGAAT CTCGATTTTGAAGGATCACTCTCTCCGGTCATTGCTCCAAAGAAGGCAAGGCCATCAGAAACTGGGTCAGATGAG GACTGGGAATATCTGCTGAGCTCTGACTACCACAGGAATTTCGAGTCTCATCCCGTTGCCAAAGCTCTGCGCCTGGACCCTCTGGAAGTTTCGGCTTCCAAGGACGACTTTTCCCAGAGCCTCAGTTTGGATTCCTccaccctccttttctcccaCATTCCTGCCATTTTCTTTGTTCTCCACCTCATCTACGAAGAGCTCAAACTGAACAGTCTGATGGGAGAAGGACTCCGCTCCCTCGTGGTTCTCCTGGTTCAGCTGGCCAG GGATTTGAAACTGGAAACTTACATGGATTATTACTACAGGGACTACCCAACCCTTGTCAAAACCTCCAGGCAGACCTGCATAATTGACCAGT TCCAAACAGGTTTCATGCTCcatccctcctttttttctgctgagccTCCAAGTATCTTCCAGTGGCTTAGTTCCTGCCTGAAGGGAGAGGGAGTGCAGCCTTATCCCTACTTACCAGGGATCTGTGAAAGGAGCAAACTGGTGGTAGTG AGTGTGGCTCTGTATATCCTTGGGGACGAGAGCGCTGTGCTGAATGAAGCCTCCCATTATTTGTACAAGATCACATCAG GCCAACGGAAGCAGCAGATGGAGCAGGATGACAATCG GTGCAATTTCAAATCCAGCACTTCTGTTTCCAGCCTGGCTGAAAAATTGGTCCTTTGGATTACCAGTGTTG GTTTCACCTTGAGGGATCTGGAATCTCTTCCCTTTGGTGTGGCCCTTCCCATCCGAGATGCCATCTACCAGTGCCGGGAGCAGCCGGCCTCGGACTGGCCGGAAGCCGTTTGCCTCCTTATCGGCCGCCAGGATTTGTCCAAACAGGCCTGGGAGGGGAGCCTGCAGAAGGGAAAATCC TCCGTGGGCACGGTGCTGTCCTCAGATATTCCGTCGGCAGCCGAGttggaggaggatgaggatggcaTGAACGACATGAACGAGGAGGTGATGTCCCTGATCTGGAGCGAGGACCTGAGGGTACAGGAGGTGCGGAGGCTCCTCCAGAGCGCCCGGCCTGTCCGGGTCAACGTGGTGCAGATGCCTGAAGCCAGTGACCATGAGTACATcgaagagaaggaaaacag gttgctgcagctgtgccagcgAACCATGGCGCTCCCAGTTGGACGAGGAATGTTCACCCTATTCTCCTATCATCCTGTGCCAACGGAGCAGCTGCCCATCCCTAAGCTGAACCTTACTG GCCGTGCTCCTCCAAGGAACACCACTGTGGATCTGAACAGCGGGAACATCGATGTGCCCCCCAACATGGCCTGCTGGGCCAGCTTCCACAACGGGGTCGCCGCCGGCCTGAAGATCGCTCCCGCTTCCCAGATCGACTCCTCCTGGATCGTCTACAACAAGCCCAAAATTGCCGAGCTGGCCAATGAGTACGCGGGGTTCCTCATGGCCCTGGGCCTCAATGGGCACCTCACCAAGCTGGCCACCCTCAACATCCATGACTACCTAACAAAG GGCCACGAGATGACGAGTATCGGGCTTCTGCTCGGCGTCTCCGCTGCCAAGCTGGGCACCATGGACATGGCCATCACCCGCCTGCTGAGCATCCATATCCCCGCCCTGCTGCCGCCCACCTCCACAGAGCTGGATGTCCCCCACAATGTCCAGGTGGCTGCTGTGGTCGGGATAGGCCTGGTCTACCAGGGCACTGCCCACAGGCACACTGCcgaggtgctgctggctgagatAG GGCGTCCCCCCGGCCCAGAAATGGAATATTGCACAGACAGAGAGTCCtattccctggcagcagggctggccttGGGAATGGTGTGCCTTGGG CATGGCAGTAACCTGATTGGGATGTCAGACCTCAATGTTCCTGAGCAGCTCTACCAGTACATGGTGGGGGGACACAGGAGattccaggcaggaatgcaCAGAGAGAAGCACAAATCTCCCAGTTACCAAATCAAG GAAGGAGACACCATCAACGTGGATGTGACGTGTCCAGGTGCCACCCTTGCACTTGCCATGATCTACCTGAAGACCAACAACAG ATCCATTGCTGACTGGCTCAAAGCACCGGATACCATGTATCTGCTGGACTTTGTCAAACCAGAATTCCTTTTGTTGAGG acTCTGGCTCGATGCCTGATTTTGTGGGATGACATCCTGCCCAATTCCAAATGGGTCAACAGCAATGTGCCTCAG ATCATAAGAGAGAACATTATCTCTCTTCATGCAACAGAGCTGCCTTCATCTGAAGACCTGAGCTTGGAAACACTGGC GCAAGCTCATGTCTACATCATCGCTGGAGCATGTTTATCCCTGGGATTTCGTTTCGCCGGGTCAGAAAATCTGGCAGCATTTCAGTGCCTG tACAAATATGCCACGGATTTCCTGAAGTGCTTGTCGGCTCCAACAGCATCCATT ACAGGTCACTATAACCTGGAAACGTGCCTGAGTGTCCTTCTCCTGGCCCTGGCCATGGTGATGGCCGGCTCTGGGAACCTCAAAGTGCTCCAGCTTTGCCGTTTCATGCACAAGAAGACAGGGGGAGAGATGAACTACGGCTTCCACCTGGCTCACCACATGGCTTTGGGGCTCCTCTTCCTGGGAGGAGGAAG ataTTCCCTGAGCACTTCCAACTCCTCCAttgctgctcttctctgtgCTCTTTATCCTCACTTCCCTGTTCACAGCACGGACAATCG GTACCACCTGCAGGCTCTGCGTCACCTGTATGTGCTGGCGGCTGAGCCCAGGCTCCTCACTCCTGTGGACGTGGATACCAACACTCCCTGCTACGCCCTCATAGAGGTCACCTACAAG GGCACACAGTGGTACGGGGAGGCCACTGAGGAGCTGATGGCACCCACGCTTCTCCCAGAGCTCCACTTACTGAAGCAG ATCAGAGTGAAGGGCCCCCGGTACTGGGAATTATTAATAGATTTAAGCAAGGGAACGACTCATCTCCA GTCAATCCTTTCCAAGGGTGGCATCCTGTACGTGAAGCTCCGAGCTGGGCAGCTCTCCTACAAGGAGGATCCCATGGGCTGGCGCAGCCTCCTGGCACAGACTGTCACCCACCGTAATTCCGAAGCACGGGCGTTCAAG ccagaAGCAATTTCTGCTTTCACTTCCGATCCCGCTCTCTTTTCCTTCGCTGATTATTTTTGCAAACCGACTGTGAACATGGGCCAG AAACAGGAAATCCTGGATCTTTTCTCCTCCATCCTTTACGAGTGTGTGACCCAGGAGAATCCGGAGATGCTGCCCACGTACATCGCCATCGACCAA GCCGTGAGGAGGCTGGAAAGGCGGGAAATGTCTGAGACCTTTGAGCTGTGGCAGATGAAGCTGGTGCTGGAATTCTTCAGCTCCCGGAGCCACCAGGAGAGGATGAGCAGAAATCCAACCCGAGGGCTCTTCATGAACTCCGAATTCCTGCCAGTGATGAAGTGCACCATAGATAATACCTTGGATCAGTGGCTTCAAG CTGGAGGGGACGTGTCCCTGCATTCCTACCTGAGCGGGCAAGCTCCAGAGGAATCCCAGCTGAGTGTGCTGGCATGCTTCCTGATTTACCATTCTGTGCCCACACCAGGacagctggcagctggaggCTTGGAAG GGAGCAGGAACTTCtcggagctgctgctgaagctgcGGAGGCTGCACGTGCCCGTGCGGGCACTCCTGCGCCTGGCTCCGCTGCTCCTCGGGAATCCCCAGGCCATGGTGCTGTAG